In a genomic window of Glaciimonas sp. PCH181:
- a CDS encoding efflux RND transporter permease subunit, translating to MINNIVRYCLQKRYAVILVTILVALFGYYSWTRMAVEAYPELSDVSAQVTTQAPGLAAEEIEQQITIPLERQLSGTPGLVHMRSSSTFGLSLITLTFKDGAEDYWERQRVTERMAQATLPTGITPSLDSVSGPSGEIYRYTLESDSKNLLELSEIQRWIVMPELRQVAGIADVGNFGGLTMEYQLEVDQDQLQRFGVSLSDVTTAINNNNANAGGSRISRGEQGYVVRGIGMMRSLTDLGNVVVKQVNGVPVLVRDLGKLQYSHQERQGILGKDNNPDTIEGIVKLLKYQNASEVIKDVHAKVAQLQKQLALQGVRIVPYIDRDELIQLTVHKVSHTVIEGIGLVCIVLILFLGSPRSALVAAVTIPLALVAVFIMMYLTKMPANLFSLGAIDFGIIVDGAIVVTEAILRRREAKPTEELSEAEVRAATTEVIRPIFFATLIIIAAYLPLFAFERAEGKLLSPMAFTVSYALLGALLCSIVLVPGLAYMALRKPRRIFHNKPLEWLSAGYRKTLGNLLNKPVIAYGIGAIALVGVIVLGGATGREFMPQLDEGTLWLQVQMPSGLSLEKGSEMAAELRRTLLSFPEVSYVVTQLGRSDDGTDPWTPSHMEVPVGLKPYSTWPNGENKAEFVRRLNARLVQLPGFSVGISQPISDGVNDAVGGAHSPLVIRVYGDDFKELRRIGNDIVNVLHGVRGSADVSIFQEPPIPQMVIDIDRAAAARLGINIADISNLIQTGIGGAPVTQMYVADRIYNVSVRFPKDSRNGPEALGNLLLTASNGARIPLSQLAHIRTSTGESTITHESTHRQLTVRLDYADRDLLSYYEEAQAKVAKDVHFDHAKYRLEWAGQFENQERAQARLIVVFGLVLGLMAIILYAGFGKLRQALLILGVVPLAALGGLVALQVTGNTINVATGVGFIALFGVAVQNGIIMVSNINRVRQQGMALMEAVLAGASERFRPVLMTATVASVGMLPAALATGVGTDVQRGLATVVVGGLVVATLLTLFILPTFYFALERWIERRKGIARPLDGR from the coding sequence ATGATTAATAACATCGTTCGCTATTGCCTGCAAAAGCGTTATGCAGTGATTCTGGTGACGATTTTGGTAGCGTTATTTGGCTATTATTCCTGGACACGGATGGCGGTAGAAGCCTATCCGGAACTGTCCGACGTTTCCGCTCAAGTCACCACCCAGGCCCCCGGTCTGGCTGCTGAAGAAATCGAACAGCAAATCACCATCCCGCTAGAACGCCAGTTAAGCGGCACGCCCGGATTGGTGCACATGCGCTCGTCCAGCACGTTTGGGTTGTCGCTGATTACGCTGACGTTTAAAGACGGTGCAGAAGATTATTGGGAACGTCAACGCGTGACCGAACGAATGGCGCAAGCTACGTTGCCGACCGGGATCACACCTAGTCTTGATTCCGTCAGTGGCCCATCGGGCGAAATTTATCGTTATACGCTGGAATCGGATAGCAAAAATTTGCTGGAATTGTCCGAGATTCAACGCTGGATTGTCATGCCCGAATTACGGCAAGTCGCGGGCATTGCCGACGTTGGTAATTTCGGCGGTTTGACGATGGAATATCAACTTGAAGTCGATCAGGATCAGTTGCAGCGTTTTGGTGTGTCGCTGTCCGATGTGACGACCGCAATCAACAACAATAACGCCAACGCAGGCGGCAGCCGGATTTCACGCGGTGAACAGGGTTATGTGGTGCGTGGCATCGGCATGATGCGCAGCTTGACCGATTTGGGCAATGTCGTGGTCAAGCAAGTCAATGGCGTACCGGTATTGGTGCGTGATTTGGGCAAGCTGCAATACAGTCATCAAGAGCGCCAGGGAATTCTCGGCAAGGACAATAATCCTGACACGATTGAAGGGATTGTCAAACTGTTGAAATATCAAAATGCCTCAGAAGTGATTAAGGATGTGCATGCCAAAGTTGCGCAATTACAGAAACAATTAGCACTGCAAGGTGTCCGGATTGTTCCGTACATTGATCGCGACGAATTGATTCAACTCACCGTGCATAAAGTCAGTCATACCGTGATCGAAGGTATTGGTCTGGTGTGTATCGTTTTGATCCTTTTTCTGGGCAGCCCACGCAGCGCATTAGTGGCGGCAGTGACTATTCCACTGGCGCTGGTGGCGGTCTTTATCATGATGTATCTGACCAAGATGCCAGCGAATTTATTCTCGTTGGGCGCGATTGATTTCGGCATCATTGTCGATGGTGCGATTGTCGTTACTGAGGCAATTTTGCGGCGGCGCGAAGCCAAGCCGACGGAAGAATTAAGCGAGGCGGAAGTCCGTGCTGCTACCACTGAAGTCATCAGGCCAATTTTCTTTGCGACGTTGATCATTATTGCCGCGTATTTGCCCTTGTTTGCGTTTGAACGTGCCGAAGGAAAATTGTTGTCGCCGATGGCATTTACGGTCAGTTATGCGTTGCTGGGCGCGTTGTTGTGTAGCATCGTTTTGGTGCCGGGATTGGCATATATGGCGTTGCGCAAACCGCGTCGTATTTTCCATAATAAGCCGCTCGAATGGCTGAGTGCAGGCTATCGTAAAACGCTGGGAAATTTATTAAATAAACCGGTAATTGCTTATGGCATTGGCGCTATCGCATTGGTGGGCGTGATTGTGTTGGGTGGTGCGACTGGTCGTGAGTTTATGCCGCAATTGGATGAGGGCACGCTGTGGCTGCAAGTGCAGATGCCATCCGGTCTGTCGCTGGAAAAAGGCAGTGAAATGGCGGCTGAGCTGCGCCGTACATTGCTGTCGTTTCCTGAGGTTTCTTACGTTGTTACCCAGCTTGGGCGCAGTGATGACGGGACCGATCCGTGGACGCCCTCGCATATGGAAGTGCCGGTGGGATTGAAGCCGTATAGCACGTGGCCCAACGGTGAAAATAAGGCTGAATTTGTACGACGCCTGAATGCGCGTTTGGTGCAGCTGCCGGGATTTTCGGTCGGGATTAGTCAGCCTATCAGCGATGGTGTGAATGATGCTGTCGGTGGTGCGCATAGTCCACTGGTAATCCGCGTTTATGGCGATGATTTTAAAGAACTGCGACGTATCGGCAATGATATCGTTAACGTCTTGCACGGTGTCAGAGGCAGCGCCGATGTGTCGATTTTTCAGGAACCGCCGATTCCACAGATGGTGATCGATATTGATCGTGCTGCGGCTGCCCGTCTGGGTATCAATATCGCGGATATTTCGAACCTGATTCAGACCGGTATTGGCGGCGCGCCAGTGACGCAAATGTATGTTGCCGATCGTATCTATAACGTCTCGGTAAGGTTTCCGAAAGATAGCCGCAACGGGCCGGAGGCGTTGGGTAATTTGTTGTTGACAGCATCCAATGGCGCACGGATTCCGTTGTCGCAACTGGCGCATATTCGGACCAGCACTGGCGAGAGCACGATTACGCATGAAAGCACGCATCGTCAGTTAACCGTGCGGCTGGATTACGCGGACCGCGATTTGCTGTCCTACTACGAAGAAGCGCAAGCCAAGGTGGCTAAAGATGTCCATTTCGATCATGCGAAATATCGTCTGGAATGGGCGGGACAGTTTGAAAACCAAGAACGGGCCCAGGCACGGCTGATCGTTGTATTCGGTCTGGTGCTGGGTTTGATGGCGATTATTTTATATGCCGGATTTGGCAAGCTGCGTCAGGCGTTATTGATCTTGGGCGTGGTGCCATTGGCCGCGCTGGGCGGATTGGTTGCGCTGCAAGTTACTGGCAACACGATCAACGTGGCGACCGGCGTCGGCTTCATTGCGTTGTTTGGCGTGGCGGTGCAAAACGGCATCATTATGGTCTCTAATATTAATCGGGTGCGACAACAGGGAATGGCGTTAATGGAGGCAGTATTGGCGGGCGCTTCCGAACGTTTCCGCCCGGTCTTGATGACCGCGACGGTGGCATCCGTTGGGATGCTGCCAGCGGCGTTGGCGACCGGTGTTGGCACAGACGTGCAGCGTGGTCTGGCGACGGTCGTTGTGGGCGGATTGGTGGTTGCTACATTGCTGACGCTGTTTATTTTGCCGACATTTTATTTTGCGCTGGAACGCTGGATCGAACGCCGTAAAGGGATTGCCAGACCGCTTGATGGTCGGTAA
- a CDS encoding efflux RND transporter periplasmic adaptor subunit translates to MQKSLPQQKKPVFIIAIAIFVAVCIAWVVAIGVGKSLAHATEVRPEPNFVRSGEEISIPAQSALRDRIVVQAVEALGSDHTLALPAQVEADPARTVNIVPPVAGKVLELKVGLGDHVKKGQLLLVLTSGDFAQATADQQKARDALQLANKVLERQRGVQDAGAGAAKDLEQAESAHIQAQSEFTRADTRVKSLSAATNGSAASNGQRLNIVAPTSGSITALAVGVGQSLNDPTAVLMTIANLDSVWVTANVPENMLASVKNGQSVAIRFPAYPDNAFQGKVAFISDVLQPDTRRAAVRISMPNADGKLKPNMFATAAFSVVQAAAPTVPTSALLMNNDDTTVFLELTPWTFVRRKVTIGSEDDGSVRIQSGLKLGDRVVTKGGVLLND, encoded by the coding sequence ATGCAAAAATCACTCCCGCAACAAAAAAAACCCGTATTCATCATCGCCATCGCTATTTTCGTCGCTGTGTGTATTGCCTGGGTAGTGGCAATCGGCGTCGGCAAAAGTCTGGCGCACGCTACTGAAGTCCGTCCTGAGCCGAATTTTGTCCGCAGCGGCGAAGAAATTTCTATTCCTGCGCAGTCCGCCTTACGCGACAGAATTGTGGTCCAGGCGGTAGAGGCGCTTGGAAGCGACCATACGTTGGCATTGCCAGCGCAGGTAGAAGCCGATCCTGCGCGTACGGTAAACATCGTGCCGCCAGTGGCCGGGAAAGTATTGGAATTGAAAGTAGGTCTAGGGGATCACGTTAAAAAAGGCCAGCTGTTGTTAGTGCTGACATCGGGCGATTTTGCGCAAGCCACGGCGGACCAACAAAAGGCCCGCGATGCATTACAACTGGCTAACAAAGTGCTGGAACGTCAGCGCGGCGTGCAAGATGCCGGTGCGGGTGCAGCCAAGGATTTGGAGCAAGCTGAAAGCGCGCATATTCAAGCGCAGTCGGAATTTACCCGCGCCGATACGCGCGTGAAGTCTTTGAGCGCCGCAACCAACGGCAGTGCCGCGAGTAATGGACAGCGCCTGAATATTGTTGCGCCTACCTCCGGTAGCATTACCGCACTAGCCGTCGGCGTCGGCCAGAGCCTTAACGATCCGACTGCCGTATTGATGACAATCGCAAATCTGGATAGCGTCTGGGTCACCGCCAACGTGCCAGAAAATATGCTGGCATCGGTTAAGAACGGTCAGTCAGTGGCGATCCGTTTTCCTGCCTATCCTGACAATGCGTTTCAGGGAAAAGTCGCCTTTATCAGCGATGTTTTACAGCCCGATACACGACGTGCTGCGGTGCGCATCAGCATGCCAAATGCCGATGGAAAGTTGAAGCCGAATATGTTTGCAACGGCGGCATTTAGCGTCGTACAAGCAGCGGCCCCAACGGTGCCGACGTCGGCCTTATTGATGAACAATGACGACACGACGGTATTTCTGGAGTTGACGCCGTGGACTTTTGTCCGGCGCAAGGTGACGATAGGCAGTGAAGATGATGGTAGTGTCCGCATCCAGTCAGGACTTAAGTTGGGCGATCGCGTCGTGACTAAGGGCGGAGTGCTCTTAAATGATTAA
- a CDS encoding DUF2846 domain-containing protein: MNFPLNRIFSLALLLVGITVLFPAKAQDARVPCQRFWHQIACVSVPLATPADDAQAKQFDAPSDAVAKIYLARSGTMAPLQKSDIFLDGKWIGTLAPLTYLVIETNPGTHTVNASDPKNGKHDSFSMQVEGYKNTYLQEQLYQLFNAEKITFKIVDQQTGQAAVLASKLISPATQPAASIDRPPSP, from the coding sequence ATGAATTTTCCTCTCAACCGTATTTTTAGTCTGGCGCTGCTGTTGGTCGGCATTACCGTGCTATTCCCCGCCAAGGCGCAGGATGCACGCGTGCCATGCCAACGGTTTTGGCATCAAATTGCCTGCGTTTCAGTTCCGCTGGCAACGCCCGCTGACGATGCGCAGGCCAAGCAATTTGACGCGCCATCCGATGCGGTGGCAAAAATTTACCTGGCGCGGTCAGGCACCATGGCACCACTGCAAAAATCAGATATTTTTCTAGACGGAAAATGGATCGGCACCTTGGCGCCGTTGACTTATCTGGTCATTGAAACCAATCCAGGCACACATACTGTGAATGCAAGCGATCCCAAAAATGGGAAGCATGATAGCTTTTCGATGCAGGTTGAAGGCTATAAGAATACCTATCTGCAAGAGCAGCTATATCAGCTTTTCAATGCTGAAAAAATCACCTTCAAGATCGTCGACCAGCAGACTGGACAAGCTGCTGTGTTGGCATCCAAATTGATCAGTCCGGCAACGCAGCCCGCTGCCAGCATTGATCGTCCCCCCAGTCCCTGA
- a CDS encoding aldehyde dehydrogenase, with product MTQRYQLFINNEWVDPLSGLWFDTLDPFSGEAWAEIPRANKEDVDRAVEAASAAMDGPWGTMSATDRGLLLHKLGELIEKNADNLTLAESRDNGKLSSEVGGQVRYMAKYFYYYGGLADKIQGAVIPMDKPKVFNYTRYEPIGVVATITPWNSSLLLTAWKIAPALCAGNTIIAKPSEHTSASMFELAKLFIEAGFPPGVFNVITGFGNEVGEPLVTHPKVPRIAFTGGDEGGKRVNLLAAQHLKRVSLELGGKSPHIIFDDADLTRAANGVITGIFSAGGQTCMAGSRLLLQEDIHDEFIERLLAIAGKAKLGDPTRSDVQVGPVATRPQFEKIMEYIQIGKDEGARCILGGNARTGEGFGAGQFVEPTIFVDVDNSMRIAQEEVFGPVLAVIKFKDEADAIRIANDIRFGLAAGIWTKSLHRAMLMSEKIKAGTVWVNNYRSTSFTTPFGGYKDSGLGREGGIEAVKEYLETKSVWISTDLDMPDPFVRKY from the coding sequence ATGACGCAACGCTATCAATTATTCATCAACAACGAGTGGGTCGATCCACTTTCCGGACTATGGTTTGATACGCTCGATCCGTTCAGCGGTGAAGCATGGGCAGAAATCCCCCGCGCCAACAAGGAAGACGTCGACCGCGCTGTAGAAGCAGCGTCCGCCGCAATGGACGGTCCGTGGGGCACGATGTCGGCCACCGATCGCGGTCTGTTGCTGCACAAACTTGGTGAATTGATCGAAAAGAATGCAGATAACCTGACCCTTGCCGAAAGTCGTGACAATGGCAAATTGTCCAGCGAAGTCGGTGGTCAGGTGCGCTACATGGCCAAGTATTTTTATTACTACGGAGGACTCGCAGACAAGATTCAGGGCGCGGTGATCCCGATGGATAAACCAAAGGTTTTCAACTACACCCGTTACGAGCCAATCGGCGTGGTCGCGACGATTACGCCCTGGAATTCATCTTTGCTGCTGACTGCGTGGAAAATAGCCCCGGCATTATGCGCGGGCAATACCATCATCGCTAAACCCTCAGAACATACTTCTGCATCGATGTTTGAATTAGCAAAGTTATTCATCGAAGCTGGTTTTCCGCCGGGCGTATTCAACGTCATCACTGGCTTTGGAAATGAAGTGGGCGAGCCGCTGGTAACGCATCCAAAAGTACCGCGCATCGCCTTCACTGGCGGCGACGAAGGTGGAAAGAGAGTAAACCTGTTAGCCGCACAGCACTTAAAACGTGTATCGCTGGAACTAGGCGGAAAATCGCCGCACATCATTTTCGACGATGCCGATCTGACCCGCGCAGCCAACGGCGTCATCACGGGCATTTTCTCAGCAGGTGGGCAGACTTGCATGGCCGGTTCACGCCTGCTGCTGCAAGAAGACATACATGATGAATTCATAGAGCGGCTGCTGGCTATCGCTGGCAAAGCCAAGCTGGGCGACCCAACCAGATCGGATGTGCAAGTCGGCCCGGTGGCTACGCGTCCGCAATTTGAAAAAATCATGGAATACATCCAAATCGGTAAAGATGAAGGCGCGCGTTGCATCTTGGGCGGAAACGCCCGTACCGGCGAGGGTTTTGGGGCCGGACAGTTTGTGGAACCCACCATTTTCGTCGACGTGGACAACAGCATGCGTATCGCGCAGGAAGAAGTGTTTGGGCCGGTGCTGGCGGTCATCAAGTTCAAGGATGAAGCGGACGCTATCAGGATCGCCAATGACATTCGCTTTGGACTGGCTGCAGGTATCTGGACGAAGAGCTTGCACCGTGCGATGCTGATGTCGGAGAAAATCAAGGCAGGTACGGTCTGGGTGAATAATTACCGCTCAACCAGTTTTACAACCCCATTCGGCGGTTATAAAGATAGCGGTCTGGGCCGTGAAGGCGGGATTGAGGCGGTAAAAGAATATCTGGAGACGAAGAGCGTCTGGATCTCGACCGATTTAGACATGCCGGATCCTTTTGTGCGCAAGTATTAA
- a CDS encoding FAD-dependent oxidoreductase produces the protein MHTSSETAASIDANKVTNKDTDLLVIGSGISGLSAAVAAATAGARVVVLERSAREQFGGNTRWTESYFRMKNDNEVSDDFEEKLITNAGYNLDPHIVHEVAAEYATWPPYVKAHGMPDPELISTLSEQAGPTVQWLKSFGIRFDTLPTYFVTAAAPRLMPVGGGLAMLEALLTEAEKLGVTFKYHTTASQMTRADTQGNLQVLVTGEGGQQQTLYAKNVMIASGGFEGNPEMLTQYLGNSAKFVRPVAPGGYYNRGEGIRMALNAGAAPAGDFGSYHAEPLDPRSKETEALVMNFSYGVLVNKRGKRFLDEAPGPVDAHYDHIARDIGEQPDGIAYVVFDQRINDVPNWKKSIRTDQPAIQADTLEALAQACNLPASAFIRTIDEYNAACTDGEFSPLKEDGLATQGLDINKSHWSRPINQGPFCAYPIIPGICFTYGGVKTNKLGQVIDHDGRTIPGLYAAGESAGLYYQVYTGATSVLRGAVFGKIAGEHAAIRSKTNVQ, from the coding sequence ATGCATACATCATCAGAAACTGCGGCGAGTATTGATGCCAATAAAGTTACCAATAAAGATACCGACCTTCTCGTCATCGGTAGCGGTATTTCCGGTCTCTCCGCAGCGGTAGCAGCGGCTACTGCCGGTGCCCGCGTCGTCGTGCTGGAACGTTCCGCGAGAGAGCAATTCGGCGGCAATACGCGCTGGACCGAATCTTATTTCCGCATGAAAAATGACAATGAAGTCAGCGACGATTTCGAGGAAAAACTGATCACCAATGCTGGTTACAATTTAGACCCGCATATTGTCCATGAAGTGGCAGCCGAATACGCCACCTGGCCGCCGTATGTCAAGGCACACGGCATGCCAGACCCCGAGCTTATTTCGACACTGTCGGAACAAGCCGGACCCACCGTCCAATGGCTGAAAAGTTTCGGCATTCGTTTTGATACGCTACCAACTTATTTCGTCACAGCAGCAGCACCGCGTTTGATGCCGGTCGGCGGCGGTCTTGCAATGCTTGAAGCGCTGTTGACTGAGGCAGAGAAACTTGGTGTCACCTTTAAATATCACACCACGGCAAGCCAAATGACGCGTGCAGATACGCAGGGTAATTTGCAGGTATTGGTCACTGGCGAAGGTGGCCAGCAACAAACCTTGTACGCAAAAAACGTGATGATTGCGTCTGGTGGCTTTGAAGGTAATCCAGAAATGTTGACCCAATATCTGGGCAACAGCGCTAAGTTTGTACGGCCGGTGGCACCGGGCGGCTATTACAATCGCGGCGAAGGCATTCGTATGGCGCTGAATGCTGGCGCTGCACCTGCCGGGGATTTCGGCTCATATCATGCCGAACCACTGGATCCACGCTCGAAGGAAACCGAAGCGCTGGTCATGAATTTCTCCTACGGCGTACTGGTGAACAAACGCGGAAAGCGCTTTCTGGATGAGGCTCCCGGCCCGGTCGATGCCCACTATGACCATATCGCCCGCGATATCGGCGAACAACCGGACGGCATTGCCTATGTCGTGTTCGATCAGCGCATCAATGATGTTCCCAATTGGAAAAAAAGCATACGTACCGACCAACCAGCCATCCAGGCAGACACGCTGGAGGCATTGGCGCAAGCCTGTAATCTGCCGGCAAGCGCCTTCATCCGCACGATCGATGAATACAACGCTGCCTGTACTGATGGCGAATTTTCGCCGCTGAAAGAGGATGGATTGGCAACGCAAGGTTTGGATATCAATAAATCGCATTGGTCACGGCCGATCAACCAAGGGCCGTTTTGCGCCTATCCGATTATTCCCGGAATTTGCTTTACGTATGGCGGCGTCAAGACAAACAAGCTTGGTCAAGTGATTGATCATGACGGGCGGACGATTCCAGGGCTTTATGCGGCCGGTGAATCGGCTGGTCTCTACTATCAAGTTTATACCGGCGCGACATCGGTATTGCGGGGCGCAGTTTTTGGAAAAATAGCGGGTGAACACGCAGCAATTCGCAGCAAAACGAACGTGCAATAA
- a CDS encoding ABC transporter substrate-binding protein produces the protein MKTNFVHGALKITAICATIFGPLTVAQSQPVPKISDDVVRIGVLTDLSGTFSDFAGKGAVEAVKMAVEDFGGKVDGKPIEVIAADHLNKADVAASTAREWIDQRKVDMIVDISGSATALATIKIAAEKKRIAIVTGGGTTRVTNEDCTPYSLHYNHDTAALANVAGKYIVKQGGTSWYFLTADYSFGYSLQADTSAVVEANGGKVLGNVKHPFNTSDFSSYLLQAQSSGAKVIGLANAGSDTINSIKTAAEFGMLTSGKQKFAGLLVFINDVHALGLKTAQGLYITEGFYWDLNDETRKWSERFYKRVGKMPSAIQAADYSSTMHYLNAVKATGTDNADTVMKKMKETPVNDFYTKNGKIRADGLLVHDMYLMQVKSPAQSKRPWDYYNLLATVPGTEAYPSLASGSCAFAKK, from the coding sequence ATGAAAACCAATTTCGTCCATGGCGCGCTAAAAATAACCGCGATCTGCGCAACAATATTCGGTCCACTTACGGTCGCGCAATCGCAACCCGTCCCAAAGATTTCAGACGATGTCGTCCGCATCGGCGTGCTGACCGATCTCAGCGGCACCTTTTCAGATTTCGCCGGTAAAGGCGCGGTAGAAGCCGTAAAAATGGCGGTGGAGGATTTTGGTGGAAAAGTAGATGGCAAACCGATTGAGGTCATTGCAGCCGACCATTTGAACAAAGCAGATGTCGCCGCATCGACCGCACGCGAGTGGATTGATCAACGCAAGGTCGATATGATCGTTGATATTTCCGGCTCGGCCACAGCGCTTGCCACGATCAAAATTGCAGCGGAAAAGAAACGTATCGCGATTGTCACTGGCGGCGGCACAACCCGTGTCACCAACGAAGATTGCACGCCGTATAGTCTGCATTACAACCACGACACCGCCGCGCTGGCCAATGTCGCCGGTAAATACATTGTTAAACAAGGCGGCACCAGTTGGTACTTTCTGACTGCCGATTACTCCTTCGGTTACTCGCTGCAAGCCGATACAAGCGCGGTCGTGGAAGCCAACGGCGGTAAGGTCCTCGGCAATGTTAAGCATCCTTTTAATACTTCAGACTTCTCATCCTATTTGTTGCAGGCGCAATCCAGCGGCGCAAAAGTTATAGGGCTGGCCAACGCTGGTTCAGATACCATCAATTCGATTAAGACTGCGGCTGAATTCGGCATGCTTACTTCTGGTAAACAGAAGTTCGCAGGGTTGCTGGTATTCATCAATGATGTACATGCTTTAGGATTAAAAACTGCACAGGGGCTGTACATTACCGAAGGTTTCTATTGGGATTTAAACGATGAAACCAGAAAGTGGTCTGAGCGCTTCTACAAACGCGTAGGCAAAATGCCCTCTGCAATTCAGGCTGCTGATTATTCCTCCACAATGCATTATCTGAATGCGGTTAAGGCAACCGGGACTGACAACGCCGATACGGTAATGAAGAAGATGAAGGAAACGCCGGTCAACGATTTCTATACCAAAAACGGTAAGATACGCGCCGATGGTTTGTTGGTACACGACATGTATTTGATGCAAGTTAAATCACCGGCGCAATCGAAACGGCCTTGGGATTATTACAACTTACTGGCGACTGTTCCTGGCACGGAGGCTTACCCTTCACTCGCTAGCGGCAGCTGTGCTTTTGCCAAGAAGTGA
- a CDS encoding ABC transporter ATP-binding protein, whose protein sequence is MDAILETKDLTKEFQGFTAVSAVNLRVARGHIHALIGPNGAGKTTCFNLLTKFLAPTSGQILFNGNNITAAAPAQIARKGIIRSFQISAVFPHLSVMENVRIGLQRRLGTSFHFWRSGESLKQLNTRAMALLDEVDLIDFAATTTVDLPYGRKRALEIATTLAMDPELMLLDEPTQGMGHEDVDRVTALIKKVSAGRTILMVEHNMHVVAGICDRISVLQRGAMLAEGTYAQVTNNPQVMEAYMGVSEGSLEGAH, encoded by the coding sequence ATGGATGCCATTCTGGAAACCAAAGACCTGACCAAGGAGTTTCAGGGTTTTACAGCCGTCAGTGCTGTTAATTTACGTGTCGCGCGTGGTCATATCCACGCTCTCATCGGCCCGAATGGAGCCGGGAAAACGACTTGTTTTAATCTGCTGACAAAATTTCTGGCACCGACATCGGGCCAGATTTTGTTTAACGGCAATAACATTACTGCCGCAGCACCAGCGCAGATCGCGCGTAAAGGGATTATCCGCTCGTTCCAGATTTCTGCAGTTTTTCCGCACTTGAGTGTGATGGAAAATGTACGGATCGGATTACAACGCCGACTTGGCACATCTTTTCATTTCTGGCGCAGTGGCGAGTCTCTGAAGCAATTGAATACACGTGCGATGGCGCTGTTGGATGAAGTCGATCTGATTGACTTCGCTGCGACGACTACGGTCGATTTACCCTATGGTCGCAAGCGTGCGCTGGAAATTGCGACTACGCTGGCGATGGACCCGGAACTGATGCTGCTAGACGAACCAACACAAGGCATGGGACATGAGGACGTTGATCGGGTAACCGCGCTGATCAAGAAAGTGTCTGCCGGTCGCACTATTCTGATGGTTGAACACAATATGCACGTCGTCGCGGGCATTTGCGATCGCATCAGTGTTCTGCAACGCGGCGCGATGCTGGCCGAGGGAACGTATGCGCAAGTAACCAATAATCCACAAGTGATGGAAGCGTATATGGGCGTCTCTGAAGGTAGTCTGGAAGGAGCACATTGA
- a CDS encoding ABC transporter ATP-binding protein yields MRTATMPRSASTSADHPPVLEISDLQAWYGESHILHNVNLTVHQGEVVTLLGRNGAGRSTTLRAIMGLTGTRKGSIKINGHETIALPIYKIAQHGVGYCPEKRGIFSSLSTEENLMLPPLVSSADKSMSVAEIYDIFPNLKERKNSQGTRLSGGEQQMLAVARILRTGARLLLLDEISEGLAPVIVQALARMIQTLKAKGYTIVMVEQNFRFAAPLADHFYVMEHGQIVESFASSELEAKTETLNALLGV; encoded by the coding sequence ATGCGCACTGCAACTATGCCCAGATCGGCATCAACATCGGCAGATCACCCGCCAGTACTTGAGATTTCTGACTTGCAAGCCTGGTATGGCGAATCACATATTTTGCACAACGTGAATCTGACCGTGCATCAGGGCGAAGTAGTCACGCTACTGGGGCGCAACGGCGCGGGCCGCTCGACCACTTTGCGCGCCATTATGGGCTTAACTGGCACTCGCAAAGGATCGATCAAGATCAACGGCCATGAAACCATCGCCTTGCCGATCTACAAAATCGCGCAACACGGAGTCGGATATTGTCCGGAGAAACGGGGAATTTTTTCATCATTATCGACCGAAGAAAATCTGATGCTTCCACCGCTTGTTTCAAGCGCAGACAAGAGTATGTCGGTCGCAGAAATATACGATATTTTTCCTAACTTAAAAGAGCGCAAAAATAGTCAGGGCACGCGCCTTTCCGGCGGCGAACAGCAAATGCTGGCGGTTGCACGCATCTTGCGAACCGGCGCACGCTTGCTGTTGCTGGATGAGATATCGGAAGGCCTGGCACCGGTCATCGTGCAAGCATTGGCAAGGATGATCCAGACCTTGAAGGCTAAGGGTTACACGATTGTGATGGTGGAGCAAAATTTTCGTTTTGCAGCACCGCTTGCCGACCATTTTTATGTAATGGAACATGGCCAGATCGTCGAGTCATTCGCCTCGTCCGAATTGGAAGCCAAGACCGAGACGCTGAATGCTTTGCTAGGAGTTTGA